A window from Ignavibacteriota bacterium encodes these proteins:
- a CDS encoding valine--tRNA ligase gives MKEFPKTYNPNEVEDKWYKFWEENSLFSSQIDENKIPYTIVIPPPNITGMLTMGHILNNTIQDVYIRYKRMKGFNALWVPGTDHASIATETKVVKYLKDQGIEKEKIGRDEFLKHCYAWKEKYGGIITKQLRKLGVSCDWSRERFTMDDHYYKKVIEAFVKLYREGLIYRGYRMVNWCPASKSAISDEEVIYKSSNGNLWFFKYPIVDSDEFLIVATTRPETMLGDTGIAVNPNDERFKNLIGKKVLLPIVNREIPIFGDEYVDMEFGTGAVKVTPAHDVNDYEMAKRNNLQMINIFNEDASTNENVPEGFRNKDRFVVRKLVVAEIEKLGLLEKVEDYTNNIGYSERGGVPIEPYLSEQWFLKMDVFAESALQVVKDEKVKFHPNHWVKTYEHWMENIRDWCISRQLWWGHRIPVWYHKTTKEIYCDVNPPKDLENWKQDEDVLDTWASSWLWAQDVFTSEDEQKYYYPTDLLVTGPDIIFFWVARMIMAGMKFMNDIPFKDVYFTSIIRDSQGRKMSKSLGNSPDPLDVIAEYGADALRFTINYIAPLGQDVLFSTDKVELGRNFANKIWNAGRFLLMNSENIKLDETLMNKHIDFVDEWIDSKFQNALNNFETSLDKFEINTASKILYSYVWNDFCDWYVELIKNKLYSNNEEIKSAALSRAIKLFEEMLKMIHPFMPYISEEIWNLISERKNGESISISDFPKFDSMKISEKAESKMDFTQNIITSIRNIRGEMNIAPSKKISAIIKTENLEEDQIIYIKSLAKVDELKFGKDITKPTASASSVINNCEIYIPLEGIIDLNVERERLQKEIQRLESALVGVLKKLGNEKFVNNAPKDVVEKELAKKNDWENSLGKLKTLYSDLS, from the coding sequence ATGAAAGAATTTCCCAAAACATATAATCCAAATGAAGTTGAAGACAAATGGTATAAATTCTGGGAAGAAAATTCACTTTTTTCTTCTCAAATTGATGAAAACAAAATTCCTTACACAATTGTAATTCCTCCGCCAAATATTACCGGAATGCTAACAATGGGTCACATTTTGAATAACACAATTCAAGATGTTTACATTCGTTATAAAAGGATGAAAGGATTTAATGCACTTTGGGTTCCGGGAACTGATCACGCATCAATTGCTACTGAAACAAAAGTCGTAAAATATCTTAAAGATCAAGGAATTGAGAAAGAAAAAATTGGTCGCGATGAATTTCTTAAACATTGTTACGCTTGGAAAGAAAAATACGGTGGAATTATTACTAAGCAATTACGTAAGCTTGGTGTAAGCTGCGATTGGAGTCGTGAACGTTTTACAATGGATGATCATTATTACAAAAAGGTGATTGAAGCATTTGTTAAACTTTACAGAGAAGGATTGATTTATCGCGGATACAGAATGGTAAACTGGTGTCCGGCTTCAAAATCTGCAATTTCTGATGAGGAAGTAATTTACAAAAGTAGTAACGGTAATTTATGGTTTTTCAAATATCCAATTGTTGATTCAGATGAATTTTTAATTGTTGCAACAACCAGACCCGAAACAATGCTCGGCGATACCGGAATTGCGGTAAATCCAAATGACGAAAGATTTAAAAATCTAATTGGAAAAAAAGTTTTGCTTCCAATTGTAAATAGGGAAATTCCAATTTTCGGTGATGAATATGTCGATATGGAATTTGGAACCGGTGCAGTAAAAGTAACTCCGGCGCATGATGTAAATGACTATGAAATGGCTAAAAGAAACAATCTGCAAATGATAAATATTTTTAATGAAGATGCTTCAACAAATGAAAATGTTCCTGAAGGATTTAGAAATAAAGATAGATTTGTTGTAAGAAAATTAGTAGTTGCAGAAATTGAAAAACTCGGACTTTTAGAAAAAGTTGAAGATTATACAAATAATATTGGATACTCGGAAAGAGGCGGAGTTCCGATTGAGCCATATTTGAGCGAACAATGGTTTTTAAAAATGGACGTATTTGCAGAATCAGCATTACAAGTTGTGAAAGACGAAAAAGTTAAATTTCATCCCAATCATTGGGTAAAAACTTATGAACATTGGATGGAAAATATTCGCGATTGGTGTATTTCTCGTCAGCTTTGGTGGGGACATAGAATTCCGGTTTGGTATCACAAAACCACAAAAGAAATTTACTGTGATGTAAATCCACCCAAAGATTTAGAAAATTGGAAACAAGATGAAGATGTTTTAGATACTTGGGCATCAAGCTGGCTTTGGGCTCAAGACGTTTTTACTTCCGAAGATGAACAAAAATATTATTATCCAACTGATTTATTGGTAACCGGTCCGGATATAATTTTCTTTTGGGTTGCGCGAATGATTATGGCGGGAATGAAATTTATGAATGATATTCCGTTTAAAGATGTTTATTTCACAAGTATTATTCGTGATTCTCAAGGAAGAAAAATGAGCAAATCACTCGGCAATTCTCCCGATCCTCTTGATGTAATTGCAGAATATGGTGCTGATGCTTTGCGTTTTACAATAAATTATATTGCCCCACTCGGACAAGATGTTTTATTCAGCACAGATAAAGTTGAACTTGGAAGAAATTTTGCAAATAAAATTTGGAATGCGGGAAGGTTTCTTTTGATGAACAGTGAAAATATTAAACTTGATGAAACTTTGATGAATAAACATATTGATTTTGTTGATGAATGGATTGATTCTAAATTTCAAAATGCGTTAAATAATTTTGAAACTTCACTGGATAAGTTTGAAATTAACACAGCTTCTAAAATTCTTTATAGTTATGTCTGGAATGATTTCTGCGATTGGTATGTTGAATTAATTAAAAACAAACTTTACTCAAATAATGAAGAAATAAAATCTGCAGCACTTTCGCGGGCAATTAAATTATTTGAAGAAATGTTGAAAATGATTCATCCGTTTATGCCTTATATTTCTGAGGAAATTTGGAATTTAATTTCAGAAAGAAAAAATGGCGAAAGTATTTCGATTTCTGATTTCCCAAAATTTGATTCTATGAAAATTTCAGAAAAAGCAGAAAGTAAAATGGATTTTACGCAAAATATAATTACAAGTATTAGAAACATTCGCGGCGAAATGAATATTGCTCCATCAAAGAAAATTTCTGCAATTATTAAAACTGAAAATTTAGAAGAAGATCAAATTATTTACATTAAATCATTAGCTAAAGTTGATGAATTGAAATTTGGAAAAGATATAACAAAACCAACTGCAAGTGCTTCATCGGTTATAAATAATTGTGAAATTTACATTCCTTTAGAAGGAATAATTGATTTAAATGTTGAACGTGAAAGATTGCAAAAGGAAATTCAGAGATTGGAAAGTGCATTGGTGGGAGTTTTAAAAAAGTTGGGAAATGAAAAATTTGTAAATAATGCACCAAAAGATGTTGTGGAAAAAGAGCTGGCGAAAAAGAATGATTGGGAAAATTCATTAGGTAAATTAAAAACTTTATATTCCGATTTATCGTAA
- a CDS encoding PorV/PorQ family protein yields the protein MLKQLYTVTFVILTALTSLFAQTEIGKYSGEFLSLGVGGRALGMGGASVAVASDITAGYWNPAGLAHMNYPQISLMHEEHFGSLVNYNYAAVAIPYGKDMSFGISAIRLSIDGIYDTRNAGVDKVTGEVINFNDPNWQLLHPNWGLDRTKITEFSNTDWAFFLTFAKRHSNKFYWGANVKFIRRDIAEFAATGIGFDVGAVYMPYENFSLGANFMDATTTLLAWDTGRNELISPTLKIGTAYKFDFLGGAITPALDFDLRFENRQTASIFSLGPVSFDPRIGMEYNFKNIVALRGGYNDVKQFTIGAGVKLPKLNIDYTFATFNESKINSLPETHRISLILTIEEPKFLRKSE from the coding sequence ATGCTTAAACAATTATATACAGTAACCTTTGTAATTTTAACCGCTTTAACAAGTTTATTTGCACAAACTGAAATTGGTAAATATTCAGGTGAGTTTTTATCACTTGGTGTTGGCGGAAGAGCTTTGGGAATGGGCGGCGCAAGTGTTGCCGTTGCAAGCGATATTACAGCCGGATACTGGAATCCCGCCGGTTTAGCTCACATGAATTATCCGCAAATTTCTTTAATGCATGAAGAGCACTTTGGAAGTCTCGTAAATTATAATTACGCCGCTGTTGCAATTCCTTACGGAAAAGATATGAGTTTTGGAATCAGTGCAATCCGTTTAAGCATTGATGGAATTTACGATACTAGAAATGCCGGTGTTGATAAAGTTACTGGCGAAGTGATAAATTTTAATGATCCCAATTGGCAATTGCTACATCCAAATTGGGGTTTGGATAGAACAAAAATTACTGAGTTCAGCAATACAGATTGGGCTTTCTTCTTAACTTTTGCAAAAAGACATTCTAATAAATTTTATTGGGGCGCAAATGTAAAATTTATTAGAAGAGATATTGCAGAATTTGCCGCAACGGGAATTGGCTTTGATGTTGGCGCAGTTTATATGCCTTATGAAAATTTTTCTCTCGGCGCAAATTTTATGGATGCAACAACAACCTTACTTGCTTGGGATACCGGTAGAAACGAACTAATTTCTCCTACTTTAAAAATTGGAACCGCATATAAGTTTGATTTTCTAGGAGGAGCAATAACTCCCGCTTTAGATTTTGATCTTAGATTTGAAAACCGCCAAACTGCTTCCATATTTAGTTTAGGTCCGGTAAGTTTTGATCCGAGAATTGGAATGGAATATAATTTCAAAAATATTGTTGCGTTACGCGGTGGTTATAACGATGTAAAACAATTTACAATTGGAGCCGGAGTAAAACTTCCCAAATTAAATATTGATTACACATTTGCAACTTTTAACGAATCAAAAATTAATAGTCTTCCGGAAACACACCGAATTTCTTTAATTCTCACAATTGAAGAACCGAAATTTTTAAGAAAATCTGAATAG
- a CDS encoding T9SS type A sorting domain-containing protein, with product MKKIFILVIIAIQINLGQNTATFDLENGRVQAGLYKFDVSITRTSNWGANFFSNFLKGGSARFTFSWTGFSSTPIPVIDAKGPFFNNADYSITASIVSNQINVETNWTYNGNSLALVEGQKYLLFTVRIPINNFAANAGISWVPASTAFFQGDDENIIATLNGNLDSSPLPVELSSFSVNAVEGVKAQLNWETATEVNNYGFEIERSIVKSENVNVKSENVLASEETETWEKVGFVEGHGNSNSPKIYSFTDKNLTGGSKFMYRLKQIDIDGTFDYSEAVEIEVLPTKYELMQNYPNPFNPNTNIKFSLPEDAKVSINIYNVLGEKVASILNEDLKAGFHQVDFNAFSSGYQLASGIYLYSIESKNFKQVKKMMLMK from the coding sequence ATGAAAAAAATATTTATACTCGTTATTATCGCAATACAAATAAACCTTGGTCAAAATACCGCAACTTTTGATTTAGAGAATGGAAGAGTTCAGGCTGGACTTTATAAATTTGATGTTTCCATAACCAGAACTTCAAATTGGGGCGCAAACTTTTTTTCTAATTTTCTAAAAGGTGGTAGTGCGAGATTTACTTTTAGCTGGACTGGGTTCTCCTCAACACCGATACCAGTAATTGATGCAAAAGGGCCTTTTTTCAATAACGCTGATTATAGTATTACTGCATCTATTGTTTCAAATCAAATTAACGTTGAAACTAATTGGACTTATAATGGTAACAGCCTAGCACTTGTTGAAGGTCAGAAGTATTTACTATTTACAGTTCGTATACCAATAAATAATTTTGCAGCTAATGCTGGAATTAGTTGGGTTCCTGCTAGCACTGCTTTTTTTCAAGGAGATGATGAAAATATTATTGCAACTTTAAACGGAAATTTGGATTCCTCACCTCTCCCCGTAGAACTTTCATCATTTTCTGTTAATGCTGTTGAAGGTGTAAAAGCTCAATTAAATTGGGAAACTGCTACAGAAGTAAATAATTACGGCTTTGAAATTGAAAGAAGCATAGTAAAAAGTGAAAACGTAAACGTTAAAAGTGAAAATGTTTTAGCATCAGAAGAAACAGAAACTTGGGAAAAAGTTGGTTTTGTTGAAGGACACGGTAATAGCAATTCACCAAAAATTTATTCATTTACAGATAAAAATTTAACCGGCGGAAGTAAATTTATGTACCGCTTAAAACAAATTGATATTGATGGAACTTTCGATTACTCTGAAGCTGTAGAAATTGAAGTTTTACCTACTAAATATGAACTTATGCAAAATTATCCGAATCCTTTTAACCCAAATACAAATATTAAATTTTCTTTGCCGGAAGATGCAAAAGTGAGCATCAATATTTATAATGTTTTAGGTGAAAAAGTTGCATCAATATTAAATGAAGATTTGAAAGCAGGTTTCCATCAAGTTGATTTTAATGCTTTCTCATCAGGATATCAATTAGCAAGCGGAATTTATTTGTATTCAATTGAATCAAAAAATTTCAAACAAGTTAAAAAAATGATGTTAATGAAATAA
- a CDS encoding undecaprenyl/decaprenyl-phosphate alpha-N-acetylglucosaminyl 1-phosphate transferase, giving the protein MTYLLVFFTSLITTIFLTPFLIDFLRKTKIVDVPGGRKIHTEVIPRMGGLIIFFMVLIMLNAFVDDFESIKLILISATILVFSGIVDDVMGLENFIKFIIQNISGVILIFYLEKHYTQVSLFGIFIPQPFDYLVLLVFIIGTINSINFLDGLDGLASGFSLLIFAVLLILAIRKEDVLLMLMLVSLLGSTLGFLRFNAFPASIFLGDTGSLVLGFFLILLSSLTSIIYHNSVLDLTFVSILLAVPLIDTVKVFLIRIKNRKDPFSGDTSHQHHIIKSTIVSHEATVFLIEIFSLGFIFISLIYLKDYRLEATFLFFLASVLLLFFPTILRKFDIAEKINSFLVNAREFPIKNLRKLIKVLLLLSGILMLLISIFSFSISTTLTQRELIFLLLMTIILLVIALFQSKKSSSIGEINVFINFAIFFIISKLSLPIVFGDQVTTQVIRSVNNATFYSLTVLLAFIILFRWKVLMTRKLFFTGIDLTMIVFMLLTFLVNNILRFDLNYFLSVSLLESFIFYIWYKLVVDLNKNYTLALTLISFLLPIGFLVTLLLNSLN; this is encoded by the coding sequence ATGACTTATTTACTTGTATTTTTTACAAGTCTTATTACAACAATTTTTTTAACGCCATTCTTAATTGATTTTTTAAGAAAAACAAAAATTGTTGATGTTCCCGGCGGACGAAAAATCCATACTGAAGTTATTCCCAGAATGGGAGGTTTAATAATTTTCTTTATGGTTTTGATAATGCTAAATGCATTTGTTGATGATTTTGAATCAATAAAATTAATTTTAATTTCTGCAACAATTTTGGTTTTCTCGGGAATTGTTGATGATGTAATGGGATTGGAAAACTTTATAAAGTTTATAATTCAAAATATTTCCGGAGTAATTTTAATTTTTTATTTGGAAAAACATTACACGCAAGTTTCGTTATTCGGAATTTTTATTCCTCAGCCGTTTGATTATTTAGTTCTGCTTGTTTTTATAATAGGTACAATAAATTCAATTAATTTTTTAGATGGATTGGATGGTTTGGCAAGCGGATTTTCACTTTTAATTTTTGCGGTACTTTTAATTTTAGCTATTCGAAAAGAAGATGTTTTGCTAATGTTAATGTTGGTAAGTTTGCTTGGAAGCACTTTAGGATTTTTACGATTTAATGCTTTTCCGGCAAGCATTTTTCTTGGTGATACCGGCTCACTTGTTTTAGGATTTTTTCTAATTTTATTGTCATCATTAACTTCAATAATTTATCACAATTCAGTTTTAGATTTAACCTTTGTTTCAATTTTACTTGCTGTTCCGTTGATTGATACCGTAAAAGTCTTTTTAATAAGAATTAAGAATCGTAAAGATCCTTTTTCCGGAGACACAAGTCATCAACATCATATTATTAAAAGTACAATTGTAAGCCATGAAGCAACTGTTTTTCTAATAGAAATTTTTTCACTTGGGTTTATTTTTATATCACTGATCTATCTTAAAGATTACAGACTTGAAGCTACATTTCTATTTTTCCTTGCAAGTGTTCTGCTTTTATTTTTCCCAACAATTTTAAGAAAATTTGATATAGCGGAAAAAATTAATTCGTTTTTAGTAAACGCACGTGAATTTCCAATTAAAAACCTTCGTAAGTTAATTAAGGTATTATTGCTTCTTTCGGGAATTTTAATGCTACTGATTTCTATATTTTCTTTTTCAATAAGTACAACACTTACTCAAAGAGAATTAATTTTCCTTTTACTGATGACAATTATTCTTTTGGTAATTGCATTATTTCAATCTAAAAAATCTTCGTCAATTGGCGAAATTAATGTTTTTATAAATTTTGCAATATTTTTTATTATCTCAAAATTAAGTCTTCCAATTGTATTTGGTGATCAAGTAACAACTCAAGTTATTCGATCCGTAAATAATGCTACTTTTTACTCACTAACAGTCTTATTGGCTTTTATTATTTTATTTAGATGGAAAGTTTTAATGACAAGGAAATTATTTTTTACCGGAATTGATTTAACGATGATTGTTTTTATGCTTTTAACTTTTTTGGTAAATAATATTTTAAGATTTGATTTGAATTATTTTTTAAGTGTGAGCCTTCTTGAATCTTTTATATTTTATATTTGGTACAAGCTTGTTGTTGACTTAAATAAAAATTATACTTTAGCATTAACACTCATTTCATTTTTGTTACCAATTGGATTTTTGGTAACGCTCTTATTAAATTCTTTGAATTAA
- a CDS encoding tail fiber domain-containing protein — MNNLKLSSILLLLFLFFLSTSKAQELKNSEQKTSDDKSRTIEKVNETTLTGDKIIFKDGATSILEIENEGNTSSIMFPNAGAITPSSTANKLYNNNGNLYWGTNQLGLADGGVSAIDDLSDAITNSTSIYLGSGSGASLTNGFRNIAIGIEALNLNEGGSWNTAVGDQTLKNNKSDDNTAIGSEALKDNTTGNPNTAIGRIALWKNTIGSANTAIGKAALSENTNGSNNVSIGVDALFYNNGDKNVAIGRGALGQLSSATTFNGNIAIGYSAGYNETGSNKLYIENSASPDPLIYGDFTDGSEMVKINGDLYSVGRAFGGNFLSSSTNGVGVKGIATATGNPTNYGGYFTSASDFGRAVYGEALATDYILGVNIGGYFTSAGYGGIGVYGSATKTGADINNIGGKFEASGDLGIGIHASAPSTGWAGYFNGNGFISNKVFIGTIPQTPQSSLHIKQQSGVKAIRMEYDSDTDFWDTYIDSANDYNFDFNGVLRAYIQDGTGSFIISSDERLKNSISEINGVLNNVLSLKPKRYSYKNDQSNKEQIGFIAQDVEELFPEAVSEKDGYKGINYAVFGVLAIEAIKEQQSLIENLTKRIEDLESRK; from the coding sequence ATGAATAACTTAAAATTATCTTCTATTCTTTTACTATTATTCCTTTTTTTCTTATCAACTTCAAAAGCACAAGAATTAAAAAACAGCGAGCAAAAAACTTCAGATGATAAATCCAGAACGATTGAAAAAGTTAATGAAACTACCCTAACCGGAGATAAAATTATTTTTAAAGACGGAGCTACCTCAATTTTAGAAATTGAAAATGAAGGAAATACAAGTTCAATTATGTTCCCTAATGCCGGAGCTATTACTCCTTCAAGTACAGCAAATAAATTATATAATAATAACGGTAATTTATATTGGGGAACAAATCAACTTGGTTTAGCCGACGGTGGTGTTTCTGCAATTGACGATTTATCTGATGCTATAACAAATTCTACAAGTATTTATTTGGGAAGTGGTTCCGGTGCAAGTCTTACAAACGGCTTTCGAAATATTGCAATTGGTATTGAAGCATTAAATTTAAATGAAGGTGGGAGCTGGAATACAGCCGTTGGTGATCAAACATTAAAAAATAACAAATCTGATGATAATACAGCAATTGGCAGCGAAGCTCTTAAAGACAATACTACAGGAAATCCCAATACAGCAATTGGAAGGATAGCTCTTTGGAAAAATACAATTGGCTCAGCTAACACGGCAATTGGTAAAGCAGCTCTTAGTGAAAATACAAATGGAAGTAACAATGTTTCAATTGGTGTTGATGCTCTATTTTACAATAATGGTGATAAAAATGTCGCTATTGGCAGAGGTGCTTTAGGTCAGTTAAGTTCGGCAACTACATTCAATGGCAATATTGCAATAGGTTATAGTGCCGGTTATAATGAAACGGGAAGCAATAAACTTTATATTGAAAATTCTGCTTCTCCAGACCCTTTGATTTACGGAGATTTTACCGATGGCAGTGAAATGGTTAAAATAAATGGTGATTTATATTCTGTAGGAAGAGCCTTTGGTGGAAATTTTTTATCTAGTAGCACAAATGGAGTTGGAGTGAAAGGAATTGCAACTGCTACCGGAAATCCAACAAACTATGGCGGTTATTTTACTTCTGCAAGCGATTTTGGAAGGGCTGTATATGGTGAAGCTTTAGCTACAGATTATATTCTTGGGGTTAACATTGGAGGCTATTTTACTTCTGCTGGTTATGGGGGAATTGGTGTTTATGGTTCAGCTACAAAAACTGGTGCGGATATAAATAATATTGGAGGAAAATTTGAAGCTAGTGGAGACTTGGGAATTGGTATACATGCAAGTGCGCCATCTACCGGTTGGGCCGGTTATTTTAACGGTAATGGTTTCATTTCTAATAAAGTATTTATTGGAACTATACCTCAAACTCCTCAGAGCTCATTACATATAAAACAACAAAGTGGAGTAAAAGCTATAAGAATGGAATATGATTCAGATACAGATTTTTGGGATACTTATATAGACAGTGCTAATGATTATAATTTCGATTTTAATGGCGTACTTAGAGCTTATATTCAAGATGGAACTGGCTCGTTTATAATATCTTCAGACGAAAGATTAAAGAATAGTATTAGTGAAATAAATGGTGTTTTGAACAATGTTTTAAGTCTAAAACCTAAACGCTATTCTTATAAAAATGACCAAAGTAATAAAGAACAAATAGGATTTATTGCTCAAGATGTTGAAGAACTTTTCCCTGAAGCTGTTAGTGAAAAAGATGGATATAAAGGAATTAATTATGCAGTATTTGGAGTTCTTGCAATTGAGGCTATAAAAGAACAACAATCCCTTATAGAAAATTTAACAAAAAGAATTGAAGATTTGGAAAGCAGAAAATAA
- a CDS encoding TetR/AcrR family transcriptional regulator — protein sequence METAVNTKSQILEVSLKLFSEKSYHGASIREIAKAVNIRESAIYNHFKSKEEILSEIVKNFSNRNFGSIILTDSLINQISKPQKFFLLLSQNIINFWDSANERMFIKILLNLNSINSEVNFYTIDNYLSDFRKLCSFIFKEMINHKFLKNIDLELLSIQFLSPLFLIELKKINSANQFYNFKTELELHSEFIWEAVKK from the coding sequence ATGGAAACAGCTGTTAATACAAAATCACAAATTCTTGAAGTATCTTTAAAACTCTTTTCGGAAAAAAGTTACCACGGCGCATCAATTAGAGAAATTGCAAAAGCAGTAAATATTAGAGAAAGTGCAATTTATAATCATTTCAAATCAAAAGAAGAAATACTTTCCGAAATTGTTAAAAATTTCAGCAATAGGAATTTTGGCTCAATAATTCTTACCGACTCACTAATTAATCAAATATCAAAACCACAGAAATTTTTCCTATTACTTTCTCAAAATATTATAAATTTTTGGGATTCTGCGAATGAACGAATGTTCATAAAAATTTTACTTAATTTAAACAGTATAAATTCCGAGGTGAATTTTTATACTATTGATAATTATTTAAGTGATTTCAGAAAATTGTGTTCTTTTATTTTTAAGGAAATGATAAATCATAAATTTCTTAAAAATATTGATTTAGAACTTTTGAGTATCCAATTTTTAAGTCCGCTTTTTTTAATTGAGTTAAAGAAAATTAATTCCGCAAATCAATTTTACAATTTTAAAACAGAATTGGAATTACATTCAGAATTTATTTGGGAAGCGGTGAAAAAGTGA
- a CDS encoding polysaccharide biosynthesis tyrosine autokinase, producing MNINQLQKTFSSNIHLKKRLALLQEKKWNILALIFGGGLLAAIFSFFMPKEYQSSATISFKYNTFNSGLLSNSGSLTNEISLLNSDIIFENAQNSISVQGININLNDLRNSVEIDDENLATGFIINAFGDDAENSAKIANAVAESFGLECVLNDKGSYLFYIKSLVEREKSLQSDLATMDQQIPNPLSASEDLTVTQIAEFESELENVVLENQYYQTQQNKLRQLLENKFPQIISDVTNISNNEFLELKGKIEIIEIQNYLDPILKKLRGFDFSYPWDPADYDRNQLDNFKSSLNKSINSYLDDIAERNEIKNSEFLKKIAVKFYQEEIKLSSIGQVQSIIFEIMTSLEEKFNSIPFEMIENARKLRLKRFTNNLSLKLKDKIENLKKDENNFYAEIESIKNAEIPDDYVSPNMAKNIFLGLLFGLIASLVLAFRGKTEDIDIVRSAEEIEESGYKIIAQFNHIETAEPIIVELSEESGEELQRGKLSHSLANIQAYFKYGNLEKPLKTILITSSNSEEGKSIVAANIAVYLANNNNKVLLVDSDLIKPDQDKIFKIKSTPSLAHYLFRKKELEEIIRNTHIKNLDIITCIEFPQNPSVIITSERMKNFMDLVKDLYDFVIYDSASLLSLKETTFVGQNVDETILVVRAKKTKFSEISETKMLLEENGISNFDIILNDV from the coding sequence ATGAACATAAATCAGCTTCAAAAAACATTTTCATCAAACATTCATCTAAAAAAACGACTTGCTTTACTTCAAGAAAAGAAATGGAATATTTTAGCTTTAATTTTTGGCGGAGGTTTGCTAGCGGCAATTTTTTCTTTTTTTATGCCAAAAGAATATCAATCAAGCGCAACAATAAGTTTTAAGTACAATACTTTTAACAGCGGTTTATTAAGTAATTCTGGTTCGCTTACCAATGAAATTTCTTTGCTAAACTCTGATATTATTTTTGAAAATGCACAAAATTCAATTTCGGTTCAAGGTATAAATATTAATCTAAATGATTTAAGAAATTCCGTAGAAATTGATGATGAAAATTTAGCAACCGGATTTATTATAAATGCCTTTGGTGATGATGCAGAAAACTCAGCAAAAATTGCAAATGCTGTAGCAGAAAGTTTTGGTTTGGAATGTGTTTTAAATGATAAAGGATCTTACCTTTTTTACATCAAATCACTTGTTGAGAGGGAAAAATCTTTGCAAAGTGATTTAGCTACAATGGATCAGCAGATTCCAAATCCATTATCTGCATCGGAAGATTTAACCGTTACACAAATTGCAGAATTTGAATCGGAGTTGGAAAATGTTGTATTAGAAAATCAATATTATCAAACTCAGCAGAATAAATTAAGACAACTTCTTGAAAACAAATTTCCGCAAATAATTTCTGATGTTACAAATATTAGCAATAATGAATTTTTGGAATTAAAAGGAAAAATTGAAATTATAGAAATTCAAAATTATCTGGATCCAATTTTAAAAAAATTACGAGGATTTGATTTTTCATATCCTTGGGATCCGGCAGATTATGATAGAAATCAATTAGATAATTTCAAATCAAGTTTGAATAAATCAATAAATTCATATTTAGATGATATTGCAGAAAGAAATGAAATTAAAAATTCAGAATTTTTGAAAAAAATTGCAGTAAAATTTTATCAAGAGGAAATTAAATTAAGTTCAATTGGACAAGTTCAATCAATAATTTTTGAAATTATGACTTCACTCGAAGAAAAGTTTAATTCAATTCCTTTTGAAATGATTGAAAACGCAAGAAAATTACGATTAAAAAGATTTACAAATAATTTAAGCTTAAAACTTAAAGACAAAATAGAAAATCTTAAGAAAGATGAAAATAATTTTTACGCTGAGATTGAATCAATAAAAAATGCAGAAATTCCGGATGATTATGTAAGTCCGAATATGGCAAAAAATATTTTCTTAGGATTATTATTTGGGTTAATTGCATCATTAGTTTTAGCGTTTAGAGGAAAAACCGAAGATATTGATATTGTTCGTTCAGCGGAAGAAATTGAAGAATCCGGATATAAAATTATTGCACAATTTAATCATATTGAAACTGCCGAACCAATAATTGTTGAGCTTTCTGAAGAAAGTGGAGAAGAATTACAGCGAGGAAAATTGAGTCATTCGTTGGCTAATATTCAAGCATATTTCAAATACGGAAATTTAGAAAAGCCTTTGAAAACAATTTTAATTACAAGCAGTAATTCTGAAGAGGGAAAAAGTATTGTTGCTGCAAACATTGCAGTTTATTTGGCAAATAACAACAATAAAGTTTTACTTGTAGATTCTGATTTAATCAAACCCGATCAAGATAAAATTTTCAAAATAAAATCTACACCTTCATTAGCACATTACTTGTTTAGAAAAAAAGAATTGGAAGAAATTATAAGAAACACACACATAAAAAATTTAGATATAATAACTTGTATAGAATTTCCTCAAAATCCGTCAGTAATAATTACATCAGAAAGGATGAAAAATTTTATGGATCTTGTAAAAGATTTGTATGATTTTGTAATTTATGATTCAGCTTCATTACTTTCGCTAAAAGAAACAACATTTGTAGGGCAAAATGTTGATGAAACAATTTTGGTTGTAAGAGCCAAAAAAACAAAATTTTCCGAAATCTCTGAAACAAAAATGTTATTGGAAGAAAACGGAATTTCTAATTTTGATATTATACTAAATGATGTTTAA